The sequence CCGCAACATCCGCAGGGTCCGCGCCCCGTTCAGGCCGGGCGAAAGGTTGGCCTGGTGGAGCCCCCACACCACCGGGATCCCCAGGGTCCAAGCCGCCAATCCCCCGACTACATTAGGGTCCGGAAGCCAGGTTTGAACCAAATCAAACTTTTCCCTCCCGAAGCCACCCCCACAGACGGAGGAGACAGCGTCCCCAGGGTTTTTTCCTAGAGGTCCCAACCCTTCACACGGAATTCCCATTCCCTTAAAGCGCTCTCAGCCTCCCCCCGACCGAAAAGCAAGAACCCGTTGCCTAAAATCCGGCCCCTCCAGCCTTTCCGCCAGCCGGAGCAACATGTTCTCCGCGCCGCCCGGGTCGAGGCCTGTGATCACATGGGCGATCTTTGTCATTCGGGGTCCAAAGCGGAGGCGGGGCCCTTCTCTTTCCTTTGGTCGCGCGCCGATGTTCTCCGCAGTCTCTCCGTCAACCCCCACAGGAAACGTTTTGCCGATTTTTCCCTTTGAAACCAAGAAGTCGTCAACGACCGCCCCATCCACCGGAAAAATATCCAGTAAAGCCAGGCCCGAGGCCGCCAGGGGTCGAGCCGGAGGGATTCCCTTAAGAACGGGTCCCCGTTTCCACCTCCCGCCAGGAGCGCGCTCCGAAAGTGCCGCAGATGAACGGCGGCCAATGCCCGACGCCGCGCGGGTTCCGCCACCCGAAGTCCCTGGAACGCGCTCTCCAGCGCGCGTATTTCCGAGACATGGGCGCGGGAAAGGTCCGAGGACATTTGATGGGGAGACACGCGATAAAGCGCCAGCGTCTCCCGCACCACGGCGATGGGATAACGGGCGGCCAAACGGAGCCACAGTTCATAGTCTTCCGAGCCTCTCACTTCCGGATCCAGAGAAAACACCCCGACCGTCACCAGGCAAGAGCGACGGACCATGACCGTGCAGGCAGGAATGAAATTCCCGTTCAATAGCGCTGAGAACACCCGACCCTCCCGAAGTTGCCAGGGCCCGGCCTCGACGTCCTGGGTTCGGAGCCCCTCGCCAAAGCGGCGGGCGTTCGCGTAGCACCACCCCGCCTCCGGCGCCTGTTCAAGAAACTTAATTTGTCGATCGAGTTTTGTCGGCAACCACAGGTCGTCGGAATCCAGGAACGCGATAAACTCCCCACCGGCGGCGCGAATTCCCTCGTTCCGCGGGCACGCGGGCAAAGGACAATTGGGAATCTGAAGGACCCGAACCCTGTCCGGAGCGCGGGCCTTCAGCATCGCCGCTGTTCCATCCGTGGACCCGTGGTCCACCACCAAAATCTCAAAATCCGTAAACGTCTG comes from Elusimicrobiota bacterium and encodes:
- a CDS encoding glycosyltransferase; the protein is MNPRVSVIIPTYNRKEWLAEAIDSVERQTFTDFEILVVDHGSTDGTAAMLKARAPDRVRVLQIPNCPLPACPRNEGIRAAGGEFIAFLDSDDLWLPTKLDRQIKFLEQAPEAGWCYANARRFGEGLRTQDVEAGPWQLREGRVFSALLNGNFIPACTVMVRRSCLVTVGVFSLDPEVRGSEDYELWLRLAARYPIAVVRETLALYRVSPHQMSSDLSRAHVSEIRALESAFQGLRVAEPARRRALAAVHLRHFRSALLAGGGNGDPFLRESLRLDPWRPRAWLYWIFFRWMGRSLTTSWFQREKSAKRFLWGLTERLRRTSARDQRKEKGPASALDPE